In Setaria italica strain Yugu1 chromosome IX, Setaria_italica_v2.0, whole genome shotgun sequence, the genomic stretch tggatacaaatggaatatcatcatctctatgattgcctctagggcatacctccaacaacactGAGACGGAATAGAGAATCCAGCTATGACCCCCGATTCATATGGCACAAAAATCAACTTGGTTTGTGCTACACGCACACGAAAGATCACTCCAAGATTCCAAGATCTTCGCTCAACGTACACAGAACACGTACGCTAGCATTACTACACCAACGTCCAGTTGCATCGACTTGTCGAAGACTACTTCAACTTCGTGAGGGTGCTCGGCGACCCGCCAACGACTATCTTGACTACTTCAATTGCTCATCACGATAAGAAAACTAGTCAGGGTAGATTTCATcaactacttcgactacttgcCTCGACTAGAAGACTAGTCGAGGATGGTTTACTTCGACTATTGgtctcaactagaaaactagtcaaggatgGAGTGCTTCGACTCCCTATCTtaactagaaaactagttgagggTGGGCTCcacatgatcaacaactagtcggaatcaactccgactagttggctttgTCAACAACCGTCATCGCTCCATCGATGACCGCCACGGCTTCAGCAACAATTGTCCATGAATCAAAGCTACACATTGCCAactattcctggggcatgttgaccgacagccatAGGCTTGGTATACCAAATTACAGAGGCTACGGccatgggtttggtgcactgagttttggaggcaccgccacgggtttggtacattgaattttggaggcaataCCCACAAATTTGATGCATTAAATACTGGAGACTCATagtggctacaccctaaggaggcagcAAAATCTTGCGGGCAATACGTGCTCTACTCGCCAGAGggtagcaaactcttgcgcgcaaGACTCGCTCTACTCATCGGAGGGCAacaaactcttgcgcgcaatcACGCAGTCTTCTTTGTTGCAATGACGACTACTCATTTTTGTCTTCTCGtaggtcaagcttcggcgacgaTGCTCTAGGACGCTCAGCATACCTCCAAAGGCACagctagttcccaaactcggtggctaagtgccaattactactcggaatatctccagtagCTCAGATAGCTTCCAAGCTCAAGTGCTAAAGCgtcaattactactcggaatacctccagtggctccgctagcttccaagctcgagGGCTAAGCGCTAATAATTACTCGATGTGGCTCCTACAACTCACCTgccgcataagctcgggggctaagcgctaaTAATTACTCGATGTGGCTCCTACAACTCACCTGCCGCATAAGCTCAGGGGCTGAACGCCACAAAattactcggatgatgacttacGTTAAGACTAAGCTacccttgaattgattattcaatcaatccaaggctatccaaggctcaggggctgataagctacacccaacaattgattttttcaagacgaaagaagaagattcaaaattttattgaccctcagcctgattcttcgattcaacctaaggcttgggggctactccatatggagtgcgagtTTCTCcaccctccatatatgaagactacaatattaAGACgatcaaggctttgagcacaccatagcctcattgcagctttgagaaactttgatgattcagccagacaaagtactcgaagagtaccaaaactactcgaggaggatcttaaaagtactcaaagactgctacattcggctatgaagcgctcgggggcttgtctaggatagatcctcagtactcgcacggaaggaaaaaaaatggactcctactaagactcataccatgtaatcctactaggactcatccttgTATCAAACTAATTATCCCAttccctggagtatataaaggagggcagggctACCTAGATCGAGGGCTCAGAACCCTCAGAACCACCAAGAGGTTCAACAGCAAACAATacccaagcgtagggcgcaatatacaacaccccaaacaggatgtagggtattacgctactctggcagcccgaacctgtataaatctgtgtcttgtgtcctcacttttaccttcgagttccagatccggtgattccccaccaaccaatctactacctcaggtacTCCCCCTGGTAGGTTGCTGGGATAAAACTTTGACACGCTAGCACAGATGCCTCCGCCATAAGGCGTGGGGGGCACTAAAAATTTCCAACTCCCGGCGCAAAAACTTGAAACACACTATCAGCTTGCAAATTTTTCGCACTAGAACGCCACCACTCCTCCCCAAGTGCAGCCACGCCTACCTGAGCACCGATGCGACGCCTCCTTCTCGagccccgccgctcctccccgagCGCCTCCGCGGCCCCTCCGCCCGCTCCTCCCCcgagcaccgcctcctccccaaGTGTCACCACGCCTTCCTCTCCGAGCGTCACCGCGCCTTCCTCTCCGAGCGCCGCCGTGCCTCCTCATCTCCCTAAGCTATtagtttttttctatttcttattTCATGCAATTATAATTATTGTATTGCAAATTATGATTGAAAATAAAATGGTAAATTTATGTTTATAGGATTGGATTTGTGGTAGAAACAATATTAACAATATGTTGATAAAATATTAACTTTGTATGTACAAAATTGTATAGAAATTTTTTTTGTATATAAATATTTCTTGACTGCAATTTTTAGGAAtaataaatactccctccgtttctaattgtaggtcattttagcttttctaagttcatagatgtTATTATTCATAGCCAAAACTATCCGCCTAAAAAATGTGatagaaatattttttaattgcaagtattacaATATTGCATATTAAAAGCCATGGatgttggtatttcttataatcatgaataaatccgcaagtgcacggatatACCATTTTAGCACTTCAACCCTGTGTAATCAGGGTATCGAAATTTCTCAGGGAATGGATGTGCAAAGATCCTCTAACTAGTTCTACCCAAAGAAAAGGAGACAGATTGGTCTGGTTTGTGTGGTTGTCTAAGGATAAAGATTCTAGGAAGGGTAAACTTAGCTACTACGCACTTGCTTCGGGCACTGGTTTACACCTGGTCTGCCAGGTGTCACCGGCGACACCCAACAATAGGACATGTTTCCAAAAAATTGAAAATCCTATACCAAGAAAATTTCCCAAATTTCTTAAAACCCTAAATCCCAAAGTTGATGGGTTAAGACTGTGCGGATCGGTTACCTTTAGCGTCTTGATGCTATcgttgttgttgatgatgtgtgCATTATAGCTCCACAACTACAATTGTACTCGACGAGCTCTCTCATATACATGTTCTGTGTATACAACCTTGCTACTATGTGGCATGCTGCATTGCATACTACCTTGTGTGCGCCTCCAGTACACTTTAGGTCATCATTGCTGCATATGGATATTCATCCAATCTCATTCATTCACTGCCATTCGCCAGCTTCCATCGCTCATAGAAATAGCAAAAAATGGACAAGAATCCTAAATCCAAAGAAactttcctcttcctccgatCCATTCGGCTCTCCGACATTTGCCAACATCGCAAGCGCATGAATACTAATTTGATGGGATCTCTCGTGGCACCAAAATGTACGTACACATGcataatttgatttttttgggTTCAATGATTTTgaatttttgagaatttcttaAAGTATAGGGTCTTACCGTTCCTTGAGTTCGTGTGTGTATTCCTCGTGGTTCCCTTTGAAAACTTCTAgaaatttaatatattttctaaTTACAAATTGCTTTGAGTTTGTATTATATTCTGCTTGCCTTTTGGGCGTGGCTCACGAGCCAAATGAGTTGACTTGAGCTGATAACGATCTAAGCTgaagtagattttttttcttgtgttaTTAACAAGCTAAGCCGAGCCATCTTGGAAGTCTAGCTGTGAACCACTAAAAAATATGTCTTTGCTAGAAGGCAGTAAGGGCTAGTTTGGTAAGATTCTGACTGTGACTAAAATAACTTCAGCTATGGCTACTCTGGTAGAGCAACTCTCTAGTGGAGCTGAAGTCATTTTGAAAAACGTTCGGCAGAATGACTTCTCCTATTTTCCATTTATAGATATAAGATGTTGAATGGCCAATGTGCCCTTACAGGCTTACATATTTGACTTGTTTGCACAAataagttttaatttttttcttaatctaTAATGCAATTTCACATGTAATAAAAAGATTAGTAAATAGACTAatgaatactccctccattctaaaatgtaggtcgttttggattttctagtacatagtttttgctatgcacctaaatataggcttatatctagatatatagcaaaatctatgtaccaaaaaaccaaaacaacctacactttgaacggagggagtaaattaCATAACCTTTTATTTACGTATGATGCCCTtttatgtttttccttttttcacccaaaatttttcctttttatgctCCGTTCTTTTTCATCCTTATTGGCTCATTCGTGGTAGCGATCCCTCGTCGATCCGCCACCATGCTTCAAGCTCACGTCCCGCTCCCCGTCGGCAGAGCCGCTGGCCTGCTACCTCACCGACCCACTCCGGGCTCGGGACGCCGCTCCCTCGCTCCCTCGCTCCGGCTTCGGAGCACCACTCCCTCACCGCCCACCTCTACGTCGGTCCCAACACGTCGCTCCCTCCGCCCCGTTCCAGATTGGTAAGTGGCATTTTGGTCGCGATATCTATGAATTTGAGGGACAGTAGATCCTTGTGCATGCGGGGAGCTACTTTTTCGGCTCCACCTCCGTGCGATGGCTCCTCTTAGCGGGATTTAGGGGTTTCTTCGCCGGAACCGTTTGCCCTCCtgctgtttggtagggcttcaggGGAAACTGGTGAAGAAGCACCTCCACGAGTTATGCTAAAGAGGGTCTAAAATTTTATATCAATTTGGTGTAGAACACTGGACTCATTATTATATTTAATTTTAATAGAAAGCTACTGGAATCACGAATCTACCCTTCTTTTCCCTACTCGCGACTTGACTCCAACTTAGACCTGATCATGGGCCACCCGACCTGACGAGCCTGATCCAACCCGCTCGAGAAAAATCCAATCCGACCCAACCTAATTAACACATTGGGTGGGCACGGGCCAAATTTTTTGACCTGGAGCAAAACTCGGGTCGGGCGCAAGCCTAATTTTCAGCCCACGGGCTGACCCGATTGTAACATCAAACAGTGAAAAACGTCAATTTGGCTACCTTCCCAGCATTATGGCCCAGGCGTCTGGCACTCAGACCAACAAAACAAGCCCACTAGCACGGGGGCTCCTATATAGCTTCCATGTGCTAGATAAGCAACATGGCAAGCACATTAGGCCATGGCAAGCACATTAGGCCCAAATTAGAACATTCAACATTTTACATCAGATTCAATATTTTAGCATATTAGATTCAACATTTGTTTAAAATCGGATTAACATTTGCAAAATacttgattcaacattttataaaaGATACATTCAACATTTCGGAACACATATTTCAACATCTTGAAAaacatattcaacatttttctaaacctacatcaacatttttttaaaaaaaatgtccaTTGTTTCTTCTTCTCCGGTGCCAGCAGGGGCAGTAGCCGGGGAGGTTCGGCGGGCACGACAACAGGGCCGGCGAGCGCGGCAGTCGTGGTGGCGCCGGCAGGCGCGGTAGCCATGGCGGCGGGTGCGGTAGCAGTGCGTGATCCGGTGGAGATGGCAGCGGGGCCaggagcggtggcggcatgACTAGGAGGAAGTCAGGGTTAAAGGAAGATTGGTGCATCCAAGAGGTAAAATTGTTTTACACGAATATGAAACAATGGAAGCCATACAGATCCTTCACGAGGCCACCAAAATTACTTTGCATGTAGAAAACCAGCCCAATCGAGATCCCCACGAGGCCACCAAAATTAGAGCACAAGCAGCCCAAGTTAGCATCTTCTCTATTCTGTCGGTCTCTCTCCCTGCCGCTCCAATCCTTTTCCGCCCGAgtgccgccgccatccgcctccctcacccCGATTCCGGAATCCGGACTCCCGAGTCATGAGCTCCCGGCCACTGATTCCTGTCGACGCCGAGCCAAGAACCGCACGGCCCGCAGCGTCCCGCGTCTCGTGTACCTCAACTGCCCCCTCTCAACTCTCATCTCGGTCGCCGGTTGTCGAATAGCGCCTTCGCGGAAGATGGAGAGGTCGTGAGACGACGGGAGTCGTCCTCCCAGCTAGTCGTGTCGACGTCGCGGAACGCCGTCAGCGCGAGGAGGCATCGGGTCGTCGGGTTGACCCAAGGCTGTCCGGCCACGCATCGGGGCGGGCACGGGCCACGATTTTGAGCCCGGTGCTCAGGTCGGGTCGGGCACGGGCCAGCCGAATAGGACGCCGGGTTTTCATTGGCCCGACCCGGATGATGATCAGGTCCACTCCAACCGGATGAATTCGTTGCTGGACTGCCACCGCCCAGTCCCGTCTTCTCCAACCCCGACCGACCGAGCagccctccccctcctccctagCGCCCGCGTGCGCCTCGCAGCTgtgccccctcctccccgcgaCTCCGGCTTTCGTTTCCCAGCGGCCaattttccctttccttttccctttccttttcctttctccgCTCCACCCTCTCGGCCTTATTTCCTAGCGGCGACGACAAGGCGAGCAGCCACTGCCAGATCTTTTGTCGGTCGACCATCTGGCCTTCGTcgggcgccggcgacgaacTCCGACAGGTAAGCCCACctattcccttcccttcctgcgGTGCGAAATCGAACCCCCATACGTATGCTATTTATTTTTGGATCTGACCATATATTCTTCTAAACTTCGAATTTTTTTTCAAGCAGTTATCAGGTGTACATGTGTATACCCATGTCCTAAactgggtccgcccctggcCTTCAGCCATGCAGAGATCTAGTGCATCAACTTTTCCTACAATCACATTCGAGGAAGCTCttcggagagagagggagtatCGTAAGAGATTAGATAGGACTCACCCTCATCTGCTGACTGCCCTCAATGGAGCCCCTGAACAGCAGAAAGTATGGTTTTTGGTTATGACCTCTCTCTCTGTTATGCAGTATAACACTATGAAATATTCATCAGGGAATTATAAATGTGTGATGATAGAAGAATGTTAAAATTTAATTGGCTAAAAGTATTTTTTCCCATTGAtctgatattttttaaattggAAGTAGATTAATTCCTGTTGTAGGGCCAACATACCTGAATCTGATCCAACAGTCAATATGAGAGCTTGTATAGCATACAAAGATAGGCTCACCATAGATGTCCACCTTCTGTTTTCTGTTCTTTTCTTCCTTCAGTCATGACACTTGAAACTGTAACACATTAACAGAACTCAGATGGTATACACTTTATCAAAAATTTAGCTCTATAGTTTCTCTTTCATATTACTTTTCAGTTCGTTGTTCTGTTTGTGCAGTTTGAGCCAGCAATGCAAAATAACAatgtttttgtttgaacctCCACTTGTTCGAAGGCAAAACTTTTATTATTACTAAAAGGCACAGTTGCAAGAACTTTCAATATCATCTGACCTTGCAGACTGGCTATGAATTTTCTTAACTAACGCTGGGttgatgactccttaactgttTCTTTCACCTTCTAATTCTGAGCATTGTACATTCAATTTTCTTCAGATCATAAGATTTTTTATCTTCTCCAATCCATAGTTGTCATTCATTTGTTTCTCCTGAAGACTGTTGTCTGGAATCATGATATTTGGCTTATGTGGTATTCATTGCTTTGTATTTTATTTTTGGTACTTCACATATAAATAATTTTAATTGCAAATAATGTTCATTACTAATTTATGATTGTATAAAAATATTTCAATTTCAGGAGGTCGGTACAGATTCAGTAACTGTTGCTTTTAAGAGAAAGTTAGCCCCAGAGAGCAGTGTGCCTCAACAGCAGTCTAGTTTCAGTTGTTCCGCTGTACAGAGACAGCCAGGCAATTGGTACCCCTTGAAGAAAAAAGTGAAAGTTCCACATCCACCTTCCCACATACAGCAATGTCCCAGACCAAACGTGGTGCCTTCCTTTTGGTGTAAAATTTGCAAGGTTGATTGTGTTACTGAATTCAATTTTGGTGCCCACATTGGAGGGAAAAAGCATAAGGCTAAAAAGCTGGAGATCCTTGGAAATAGGAACACTGGAAGACCTGGCAGTGAGTGTTCAGGTAACAGGAATCCTGTACAAAATAGCCATGCAGTGTCTGGAAGCAGAAACAATGAAACAAATGTGTCTAGTGGTATTGTTTGTGCTGATCTGTCCTCTGACAGCAGAACTAATGTAACAGAAGAAAGCGGATGCACTAACCCTCCCATGAGCAGCTTGGATTTCACTGCAATCTGATGTCTACAATATGCTCTTTGTACATTTTCCTCTGAAAAGTAGAGTAGCATGTTTAGTTCTCAGACAGCCAGACCACTCTGGAAATTTCATCTGATGGTGGTGTAAGAAGCAACAGTAATCAGTACATAACTTGAAAAACGTTGCCGTGCCCTATTTGAGAGAAGTAAACTATTGAGAATTCTATCTGTCTGCAAGAATGATTCTAGTCAGTTTTCTTCCTTCTCGATTACAAAGTAAAAGCTCAGAAGCCAGTGCTGACAAATTACTTTATCATTTTGACTCAAGGcaagaatatatataatgcGGACTGCTACTAATCTGGTGAGCCATGTTATAGCATTTGCAGATTATTGATTTACTATTCTGTATAAATTAACAGTAAACTGACAAATAACCATAATATTAGCTAAATATATCCCACTACACCACAAGCTGAACATTTTACTTTCACATTTCCATAAAATACTCAATGCGGATAAACTTGCTCAGATGGCACTGTATCGCTGTAAATTATATTCCATTCGATGTGGACTGGATCACTGATTCCGACTATTAACcttatctttcttttcttaCTAGTAGGTTAGGAAAGCAATATGAAAAAAACTAATTATGTACACTAATCTGGATTAGTATGACTAAGTTTTAAAATATTGCAGCACTATTCTCTCTGACAATCAATCAAAGTACACAGTTATTAAAAATATAGTGATATTGAAGTTCTTCCTATTTCAATACTAATATCTAACACTTCTATGTATATTAGTAAACAGAGTATTTGAAGATTGACTAAACATAGTGTAGCATAGCAGGGTATTGTTCATTCTCTCAAAACTCGATAGTTTTTTTCTGACAATATGAGCCAGGTTTCTGTTTAATATGTTGTCAGTCCTTTCAATACTTTACTGCTTGATGTAGCCAAAAAGATTCGGCTTAGCTAATTACCTCTTTATGATTTGTGATGCAGTCTGATGGCAATCCTTTGTTTACAGAAGTTTCTTTAGCATTGGAGTGTTGGAAAAAAGCACCAGTATATGCCAGCTTGTTGAATATGATTACCATTGTCCTCGACTCTCTGAGGTGTCCGAGCTTGTGCTGatccttcaattttttttctgatttgaaTGGCCTCACCTATGACTATGACATACTTTTGCTGCTAATTTCTGAGTTTTACCATCATATCTTTTTGCCTTTGTTCAACGTACCTAGCATGCTGCTTTGCGAGTTACATCAGAGTGGGATGTTTGGTTGTCAGGCTTGTCGCCATTCTATTCCCTACCCCTATTTTGTTGCACTCATGACAGCACATTGCCGCTAGGTTATGTAGTTCTTAGGTGAAAAATGAGTTTCATATCCTGGAATTAAGCTTCCGGAAGAAATGCTGGGCGTTTCTATTGCTGTTTGGCAGATAAATAGTCTAGCTGTTGTGCTTGTGTGATTGTCACGAGAAAAAAGATATATCATTTCAAACAAGGGCTTGTCAATGTGGCTTTATTTTCTTGTCTCTTAAGAGGTCAGATTGCTTCTATGAAACGGTTTTAAAAACTAATTGTTGTGTGCTAATAAGCCAAAGTTACATTCTTTTAACTGAAAAAACATGCGTCTCAATCATCACAAACCAGCTGAAGTTTTCCATCAGCAACCTGTCCATTGACCCAACTAATGCAGGTTCTTGATATTCCATACAATCCTAATGTCTGTCTTATTAAAAGAAAATAACGGTAGATTTCTTGATCTGCCGGTCGAAAGAGCCTGATCTATGTGGATCGCTTGATCCGACGATCGATGGAGGTAGATTTCTTGATCTGCCGGTCGAAAGAGCCTGATATATGTGGATCGCTTGATCTGACAATCGATGAAGGCCAACAAAAGTGGCTCATCGAGGGGAAAAGCTATATATCGCATATTTGATGATTCTGCACCAATCATCTCAAGGGTATCAGGCCGGCCGTGCTGGGAGATTCCTGGCCCAATAAAGGTAACCAATTAGGTATTCCAAGTGCACCTATcatctcaagggtaccaggcAGGCCGTGCGGGGAGATTCCTGGCCCAATAAAGGTAACCAATTAGGTACAAGTGGACAGTGTATGAGAGTGTTCACGTAGGTTTGCATGCACGCATGTAAAGCGGATTTGCTCTGTTTTCCgttgcttttttttctcttgttgttttcctttcattCATTTTCTTccgttctttcttttttcttgtctcttgttttatttttctatctctattccttttatttttacgttttcctttctcttttatttatttatttcttttcatcctttcttctttttcttgttctctttttctttcttttttccttctctcttcttttcttttctttaccaTTTTCTGATTACACACTTTTTcttattcctttttcttcctttttctctctttttgtttcattttcctttttattagcTTAATTCCTGTTTTggtttttattttaatttagaTTCTTTTCTATATATTCCTTTGTGGTACGTAATTtatctttcctttttcctttctcaattcctttatttatttttactcattctcttttatttttttatgagcCTGTAATTTCTTTAGCGGTAGATTCAAAATTATATTTTAAAGTAATTTACTGGATAATTTTGATCGCTTAGTATATTTTGTTGTTCTCTATAGACTTATTAGTTCGTAGTGTAAAATTATGTATTCAATTTATAGGCTCATTCTTTCACATAGCTGACTCATTTATTTGCCTTTTATAGATTGAATTCGTCAAGGATATAGACTTGTTTAAT encodes the following:
- the LOC101768254 gene encoding uncharacterized protein LOC101768254, producing the protein MQRSSASTFPTITFEEALRREREYRKRLDRTHPHLLTALNGAPEQQKEVGTDSVTVAFKRKLAPESSVPQQQSSFSCSAVQRQPGNWYPLKKKVKVPHPPSHIQQCPRPNVVPSFWCKICKVDCVTEFNFGAHIGGKKHKAKKLEILGNRNTGRPGSECSGNRNPVQNSHAVSGSRNNETNVSSGIVCADLSSDSRTNVTEESGCTNPPMSSLDFTAI